The following are encoded in a window of Streptomyces sp. SAT1 genomic DNA:
- the nucS gene encoding endonuclease NucS has product MRLVIARCSVDYAGRLTAHLPSAPRLILVKADGSVSIHADDRAYKPLNWMSPPCALKEGAGEEEGVWTVVNKAGEKLIITMEEILHDSSHELGVDPGLIKDGVEAHLQELLADRIDTLGEGYTLIRREYMTAIGPVDILCRDGEGQTVAIEIKRRGEIDGVEQLTRYLELLNRDPHLAPVRGIFAAQEIKPQARVLATDRGIGCQILDYDALRGIEDDKLRLF; this is encoded by the coding sequence ATGCGTCTCGTCATCGCCCGGTGCTCCGTCGACTACGCGGGCCGGCTCACCGCCCACCTTCCCTCGGCACCCCGTCTGATCCTGGTCAAGGCCGACGGCAGCGTCTCGATCCACGCGGACGACCGCGCCTACAAGCCCCTGAACTGGATGTCGCCGCCGTGCGCCCTCAAGGAGGGCGCGGGCGAGGAGGAAGGGGTCTGGACCGTCGTCAACAAGGCGGGCGAGAAGCTCATCATCACGATGGAGGAGATCCTCCACGACTCCTCGCACGAACTCGGCGTCGATCCCGGGCTGATCAAGGACGGCGTGGAAGCACACCTCCAGGAGCTCCTCGCGGACCGCATCGACACCCTCGGCGAGGGCTACACGCTGATCCGGCGTGAATACATGACGGCGATCGGCCCGGTGGACATCCTGTGCCGGGACGGCGAGGGGCAGACCGTCGCGATCGAGATCAAGCGGCGCGGCGAGATCGACGGGGTCGAGCAACTCACGCGCTATCTGGAGCTGTTGAACCGCGACCCGCACCTCGCGCCGGTGCGCGGCATCTTCGCCGCCCAGGAGATCAAGCCCCAGGCCCGCGTCCTCGCCACCGACCGCGGCATCGGCTGCCAGATCCTGGACTACGACGCCCTGCGCGGCATCGAGGACGACAAGCTGCGGCTGTTCTGA
- a CDS encoding LLM class flavin-dependent oxidoreductase, whose protein sequence is MRVGSFVLAAQFPGQGQGEALHRAVRTAEVAEEAGLDAVWLAEHHFVPYGTCPSAITLAALLLGRTRRLRVGTAVSVLPTVHPVALGEQAALLHLTSGGRFSLGVGRGGPWVDLEVFGAGLAAYESGFPESLDLLLRWLREPSVAADGERFAFREVAVVPRPDEALTETPGPEVVVACTSPASVRLAAERGLPMLLGMHAGDEEKAEMVALWRRCARAAGRPEERIADAGHVSAGVCHIADRDADAAETLLKAMPGWLKQGLDAHVTVDGRSRRMRDPLAYTEMLCALHPVGSPQRCADRLAATAERTGISRFALLVEGSGELAATEETVRRLGAEVLPRLR, encoded by the coding sequence ATGCGCGTAGGAAGTTTCGTGTTGGCGGCCCAGTTCCCCGGGCAGGGCCAGGGGGAGGCGCTGCACCGCGCGGTCCGCACCGCCGAGGTCGCCGAGGAGGCCGGCCTGGACGCGGTCTGGCTCGCCGAGCACCACTTCGTACCGTACGGGACGTGCCCGTCGGCCATCACCCTGGCCGCGCTGCTGCTCGGCCGCACCCGCCGGCTGCGCGTCGGGACCGCGGTGAGCGTGCTGCCCACCGTCCATCCGGTCGCGCTCGGCGAGCAGGCCGCGCTGCTGCATCTGACGAGCGGCGGGCGGTTCTCGCTGGGCGTGGGCCGCGGCGGGCCCTGGGTGGACCTGGAGGTCTTCGGGGCGGGCCTCGCGGCGTACGAGTCGGGGTTCCCGGAGTCGCTCGACCTGCTGCTGCGCTGGCTGCGCGAGCCGTCGGTGGCGGCCGACGGGGAGCGGTTCGCCTTCCGAGAGGTGGCCGTGGTGCCCCGGCCGGACGAGGCGCTGACCGAGACCCCGGGGCCCGAGGTCGTCGTCGCCTGCACCTCCCCGGCGAGCGTGCGGCTGGCCGCCGAGCGCGGGCTGCCGATGCTGCTCGGGATGCACGCGGGCGACGAGGAGAAGGCGGAGATGGTCGCGCTGTGGCGGCGCTGCGCGCGGGCCGCCGGGCGTCCGGAGGAGCGGATCGCCGACGCGGGCCATGTCTCGGCGGGCGTCTGCCACATCGCGGACCGCGACGCCGACGCCGCGGAGACGCTGCTGAAGGCCATGCCGGGATGGCTGAAACAGGGACTGGACGCGCATGTGACCGTGGACGGCCGCAGCCGCCGGATGCGTGATCCGCTGGCCTACACGGAGATGCTCTGCGCCCTGCACCCGGTGGGCAGCCCGCAGCGGTGCGCCGACCGTCTGGCGGCGACCGCCGAGCGCACCGGCATCTCCCGCTTCGCCCTGCTCGTCGAGGGCTCCGGCGAGCTGGCCGCGACCGAGGAGACCGTACGCCGGCTGGGCGCCGAGGTGCTCCCCCGGCTGCGCTGA
- a CDS encoding 3-hydroxyacyl-CoA dehydrogenase family protein codes for MARKLAVIGAGLMGSGIAQVSAQAGWDVVLRDVTDEALTRGTDGIKASYDKFVGKGKLAAEDAEAALARITTTTDLDAAADADVVVEAVFEKLDVKHEIFRTLDKLVREDTVLASNTSAIPITKIAAVTERPERVVGVHFFSPVPMMRLVELVRGHKTSDEALATAREFAESVGKTCIVVNRDVAGFVTTRLITALVVEAAKLYESGVATAEDIDLACKLGFGHAMGPLATADLTGVDILLHAAGNIYTETQDEKFAAPELMRRMVDAGDIGRKSGQGFYKH; via the coding sequence GTGGCACGCAAGCTCGCCGTCATCGGAGCCGGTCTCATGGGGTCCGGCATCGCCCAGGTCTCCGCGCAGGCGGGCTGGGACGTCGTCCTGCGGGACGTCACCGACGAGGCGCTCACGCGTGGCACCGACGGCATCAAGGCGTCGTACGACAAGTTCGTGGGCAAGGGCAAGCTGGCCGCCGAGGACGCCGAGGCCGCCCTCGCCCGGATCACCACCACCACCGACCTGGACGCCGCAGCGGACGCCGACGTCGTCGTCGAGGCCGTCTTCGAGAAGCTCGACGTCAAGCACGAGATCTTCCGCACCCTCGACAAGCTGGTCCGCGAGGACACCGTCCTCGCCTCCAACACCTCCGCCATCCCGATCACCAAGATCGCGGCCGTCACGGAGCGCCCCGAACGGGTCGTCGGCGTGCACTTCTTCTCCCCGGTGCCGATGATGCGCCTCGTCGAACTCGTCCGCGGCCACAAGACCAGCGACGAAGCCCTCGCCACCGCGCGGGAGTTCGCCGAGTCGGTCGGCAAGACCTGCATCGTCGTCAACCGCGACGTGGCCGGCTTCGTGACCACCCGTCTCATCACCGCCCTCGTCGTCGAGGCGGCCAAGCTCTACGAGTCGGGCGTCGCCACCGCCGAGGACATCGACCTGGCCTGCAAGCTGGGCTTCGGCCACGCCATGGGCCCGCTCGCCACCGCCGACCTCACCGGCGTCGACATCCTGCTGCACGCCGCGGGCAACATCTACACCGAGACCCAGGACGAGAAGTTCGCCGCGCCGGAACTGATGCGCCGGATGGTTGACGCCGGTGACATCGGGCGCAAGAGCGGGCAGGGCTTCTACAAGCACTGA
- a CDS encoding ABC transporter ATP-binding protein, producing the protein MPPAVISAAGLARTFQTKRGPVEAVRGIDLTVRQGEILGFLGPNGAGKTTTLRMLTTLLAPTGGTAVVAGHDLATDPAGVRLACGYVAQSGGVDGQITVREELVTQGRMYRLPKGRAVERTAELARDLDLTELLDRKTSALSGGQRRRLDIAMALTHRPRVLFLDEPTTGLDPGSRADLWDLVRRLRDEHGTTVFLTTHYLDEADALSDRLVVVDGGRVVAEGTPSALKLEYGGSIDASLQDTFLAVTGRSPAPAAGTAPVAV; encoded by the coding sequence ATGCCACCAGCAGTCATCAGCGCGGCCGGACTGGCCCGCACCTTCCAGACCAAGCGCGGCCCGGTCGAGGCCGTGCGCGGAATCGACCTCACCGTCCGGCAGGGCGAGATCCTCGGATTCCTCGGGCCCAACGGCGCGGGCAAGACGACCACCCTGCGGATGCTCACCACCCTGCTCGCGCCGACCGGCGGCACCGCCGTCGTCGCGGGCCACGACCTGGCCACCGACCCGGCCGGGGTCCGGCTCGCCTGCGGCTATGTCGCGCAGTCCGGCGGGGTCGACGGCCAGATCACCGTGCGGGAGGAGCTGGTCACCCAGGGCCGGATGTACCGCCTGCCCAAGGGACGCGCCGTCGAGCGGACCGCGGAACTGGCCCGCGACCTGGACCTCACCGAACTGCTCGACCGCAAGACCTCCGCGCTCTCCGGTGGCCAGCGCCGCCGGCTCGACATCGCGATGGCCCTCACCCACCGCCCGCGCGTGCTCTTCCTCGACGAGCCGACCACCGGCCTGGACCCGGGCAGCCGCGCCGACCTGTGGGACCTGGTCCGGCGGCTGCGCGACGAGCACGGCACGACCGTCTTCCTGACCACCCACTACCTCGACGAGGCGGACGCCCTCTCCGACCGGCTGGTCGTCGTCGACGGGGGCCGGGTCGTCGCGGAGGGCACACCGAGCGCGCTCAAGCTGGAGTACGGCGGTTCGATCGACGCCTCGCTCCAGGACACCTTCCTCGCCGTCACCGGCCGCAGCCCCGCCCCGGCCGCAGGCACCGCCCCCGTCGCCGTCTGA
- a CDS encoding ATP-binding protein, with amino-acid sequence MDPNTREPEDMGQDGDGHTPGRRHPGTSRAADFPPPAAAPARTVRLVTGDFLLTVNPVDGSEIEVCPPADVPGRPRPRTAAERTEADRAAKPPVPSGPAPSPEPLLERQEERERLVRLLARGRSVRLTGPGGSGRTSLLDLVAQDCAGLAPDGVVRLNGHRRTAGDLLHELFHAVRHAPLHRPDRDELLEHLREIGAVVVLDDIEFGGTALDELLDATPECAFLIAATPDVPAPSADSAVEEVFLGGLDRAGGVELIERGAGRILTEEEANWAGDLWFESEGLPLRFVQAGALLRQRDRLRAGTSAVEEFGVFADTPPEDAPFEGGDGDDVPLPSLGEAAAPAPLLASRLSDSARATLRFAVALGGEVPHQAHLPALIGDTHADAALGELASCGLVSPVGSRHRLAAGVLTQLEAAGYGDDAAERADSAARHYAWWAAHPSVTPERVTAEADAVLAALAVLVPLTAPPAEGEESTAVHLARAAAPAFAAGLGWSAWERALRFGTEASRLAGQVAEQAYFHHELGILALCGGLLDRARAELEASIGLRGALSDRRGTVAGRRALALVADRSGTAPGLGAMAALGPGEGTPYLPEEPVSPPSGVPAPFPALRPPAEETSGTLVTYQPSDSGAPTVPHGPSVPPSHAPARHRAGLKGFARRNLVAAGAGALLAAVLGTVVTLGATSHKDTDDPSGKVGGNPSASQDAGDGDPAADSPQDGGSGSGGDGGAPGTGGASATVVPSGRPTDPGPDGTPGTSDDPVPPGASDKPSPGSSSTKGTGTGGSTGGGGTPKPSGTAGQPPSESTSPSQSSTPSHSTPPPSQSTSPAPTGTDTTSPSSTVTSSLSAPATASSSATAPESGESGEGGDGGTAGPDAGTV; translated from the coding sequence ATGGACCCGAACACCCGGGAGCCCGAGGACATGGGCCAGGACGGCGACGGCCACACGCCCGGCCGGCGCCATCCCGGCACGTCCCGCGCCGCCGACTTCCCGCCGCCCGCCGCCGCACCGGCCCGTACCGTGCGCCTGGTCACCGGCGACTTCCTGCTCACCGTCAACCCCGTCGACGGCAGCGAGATCGAGGTCTGCCCGCCCGCCGACGTACCCGGCCGCCCGCGCCCGCGCACGGCCGCCGAACGCACCGAGGCCGACCGCGCGGCGAAGCCGCCCGTCCCGTCCGGCCCCGCGCCCTCGCCCGAACCCCTCCTGGAACGCCAGGAGGAGCGCGAGCGGCTGGTCCGGCTGCTGGCCCGCGGCCGCTCCGTACGCCTCACCGGCCCCGGCGGCTCCGGCCGCACCAGCCTCCTCGACCTGGTCGCCCAGGACTGCGCCGGGCTCGCCCCGGACGGCGTCGTCCGGCTCAACGGCCACCGCCGCACCGCGGGCGACCTGCTGCACGAGCTCTTCCACGCCGTACGGCACGCCCCGCTGCACCGGCCGGACCGCGACGAACTCCTGGAGCACCTGCGCGAGATCGGCGCCGTCGTCGTCCTGGACGACATCGAGTTCGGCGGCACCGCGCTCGACGAACTCCTCGACGCGACACCCGAGTGCGCCTTCCTGATCGCCGCCACCCCGGACGTGCCCGCGCCCTCGGCCGACTCCGCCGTCGAAGAGGTCTTCCTCGGCGGCCTCGACCGGGCCGGCGGCGTCGAACTCATCGAACGCGGCGCCGGCCGGATCCTCACCGAGGAGGAGGCCAACTGGGCCGGCGACCTCTGGTTCGAGTCCGAGGGCCTGCCGCTGCGCTTCGTCCAGGCCGGTGCCCTGCTGCGCCAGCGCGACCGGCTGCGGGCCGGCACCAGCGCCGTGGAGGAGTTCGGCGTCTTCGCCGACACCCCGCCCGAGGACGCCCCCTTCGAGGGCGGCGACGGCGACGACGTGCCCCTGCCCTCGCTCGGCGAGGCCGCCGCGCCCGCCCCGCTGCTCGCCTCCCGGCTCAGCGACTCGGCCCGCGCCACCCTGCGCTTCGCCGTCGCGCTCGGCGGCGAGGTGCCCCACCAGGCCCATCTGCCCGCCCTGATCGGCGACACCCACGCCGACGCCGCCCTCGGCGAACTGGCGAGCTGCGGCCTGGTCTCCCCGGTCGGCTCCCGCCACCGGCTCGCCGCCGGCGTCCTCACCCAGCTGGAGGCCGCCGGATACGGCGACGACGCGGCCGAGCGGGCCGACAGCGCCGCCCGGCACTACGCCTGGTGGGCCGCGCACCCCTCGGTGACGCCCGAGCGGGTCACCGCCGAGGCGGACGCCGTGCTCGCCGCCCTCGCCGTGCTCGTACCGCTCACCGCGCCGCCCGCCGAGGGCGAGGAGAGCACCGCCGTCCACCTCGCCCGCGCCGCGGCGCCCGCGTTCGCCGCCGGACTCGGCTGGAGCGCCTGGGAACGCGCGCTGCGCTTCGGCACCGAGGCGTCCCGGCTCGCCGGACAGGTTGCCGAGCAGGCGTACTTCCACCATGAGCTGGGCATCCTCGCGCTCTGCGGCGGCCTGCTGGACCGGGCCCGCGCCGAGCTGGAGGCCTCCATCGGCCTGCGCGGCGCGCTCTCCGACCGGCGCGGCACCGTCGCCGGACGCCGTGCGCTCGCCCTGGTCGCGGACCGCTCGGGCACCGCGCCGGGGCTCGGCGCGATGGCCGCCCTCGGCCCGGGGGAGGGCACGCCGTACCTCCCGGAGGAGCCGGTGTCGCCGCCCAGCGGTGTTCCCGCGCCCTTCCCGGCGCTGCGGCCGCCCGCCGAGGAGACGTCCGGCACGCTGGTCACCTACCAGCCCTCGGACAGCGGTGCGCCGACCGTCCCCCACGGACCGTCCGTGCCGCCCTCCCACGCCCCGGCCAGGCACCGCGCCGGGCTGAAGGGCTTCGCCCGGCGCAACCTGGTGGCGGCGGGCGCGGGCGCGCTCCTCGCGGCCGTCCTCGGCACGGTGGTGACGCTGGGCGCCACCTCCCACAAGGACACCGACGATCCCTCAGGGAAGGTCGGCGGCAACCCGTCCGCGAGCCAGGACGCCGGCGACGGCGACCCGGCCGCCGACAGCCCGCAGGACGGCGGCAGCGGCAGCGGCGGTGACGGGGGCGCCCCGGGCACCGGGGGTGCCTCGGCGACCGTCGTGCCCAGCGGGCGGCCCACGGACCCGGGACCCGACGGCACCCCCGGCACCTCGGACGACCCGGTGCCTCCGGGCGCCTCGGACAAGCCTTCTCCGGGCTCCAGCTCCACCAAGGGGACGGGGACGGGCGGCAGCACGGGTGGCGGCGGTACGCCGAAGCCGTCCGGCACAGCCGGTCAGCCGCCCTCGGAGAGCACGTCGCCGTCGCAGAGTTCGACCCCGTCCCACTCGACGCCCCCGCCGTCGCAGTCCACCTCTCCGGCGCCGACGGGCACGGACACCACCAGCCCGTCCAGCACCGTCACCAGCAGCCTGTCGGCCCCGGCCACGGCGAGCAGTTCCGCGACGGCGCCCGAGAGCGGCGAGAGCGGCGAGGGCGGCGACGGCGGCACCGCCGGTCCGGACGCCGGGACGGTCTGA
- a CDS encoding ABC transporter permease has translation MSTPQTPMPPTPQPAWQAGAPSAPSVQPGYTSPIPVVRTHLGHALASEWTKIKSVRSTMWTLGVFIVLVVGVGLLVGAVVAHSSADMSGDDNVLTLGFIGVLLGSICIITLGVLTTASEYGTGMIRTTMTACPSRGRVLVAKALVFFLLSFVITLVCTALVAVAQTAMLDGSGARRPTGGEWFKATVGVSFYLALLGLVSLLIGSVLRHSAGGITIMIGVVLAPLVIALFMFTRSLESVRNALFEYSIPNQLGVFYSSSLSDSGPAGWDPLWIILGVTAVVGAGAWALLRERDV, from the coding sequence ATGAGCACGCCGCAGACTCCGATGCCGCCGACTCCGCAGCCCGCCTGGCAGGCGGGGGCACCCTCCGCACCGTCCGTCCAGCCCGGTTACACCTCGCCGATCCCGGTCGTGCGGACGCATCTGGGGCACGCGCTCGCCTCGGAGTGGACGAAGATCAAGTCGGTGCGCTCCACGATGTGGACGCTGGGTGTGTTCATCGTGCTGGTGGTCGGCGTCGGGCTGCTGGTCGGCGCGGTCGTCGCGCACTCCTCCGCCGACATGTCCGGCGACGACAACGTACTGACGCTGGGCTTCATCGGGGTGCTCCTGGGCAGCATCTGCATCATCACGCTCGGCGTGCTGACCACCGCCTCCGAGTACGGCACCGGCATGATCCGCACCACCATGACCGCCTGTCCCAGCCGGGGCCGGGTGCTGGTGGCGAAGGCCCTGGTGTTCTTCCTGCTCTCCTTCGTCATCACGCTGGTGTGCACCGCGCTGGTCGCGGTCGCCCAGACGGCGATGCTGGACGGCAGCGGCGCGCGTCGGCCGACCGGCGGGGAGTGGTTCAAGGCCACGGTCGGCGTCAGCTTCTACCTGGCGCTGCTGGGGCTGGTCTCGCTGCTCATCGGCTCGGTGCTGCGGCACTCGGCGGGCGGCATCACCATCATGATCGGGGTGGTGCTGGCGCCGCTGGTCATCGCGCTGTTCATGTTCACGCGCTCGCTGGAGTCGGTGCGCAACGCGCTGTTCGAGTACTCCATCCCGAACCAGCTCGGTGTCTTCTACTCCAGCTCGCTGAGCGATTCCGGCCCGGCGGGCTGGGATCCGCTGTGGATCATCCTCGGGGTGACCGCCGTGGTCGGCGCCGGCGCCTGGGCGCTGCTGCGGGAGCGGGACGTGTAG
- a CDS encoding STAS domain-containing protein, translated as MYIRGDHTEVVVGGRLDVRSAADARTALHSAVDDGVGDLVLDLSGLDSWDATGLGVIMGAHRRAGRCGRRLVLRGVPAQMQRLLVATRLHRILAIEGGIGVESLPRV; from the coding sequence ATGTACATCAGGGGCGACCACACCGAGGTGGTCGTCGGGGGCCGGCTCGACGTCCGCAGCGCGGCGGACGCCCGTACGGCCCTGCACTCGGCCGTGGACGACGGTGTCGGCGACCTGGTCCTCGACCTGTCCGGGCTCGACTCCTGGGACGCCACCGGACTCGGTGTGATCATGGGCGCGCACCGGCGCGCGGGCCGCTGCGGCCGACGCCTGGTCCTGCGCGGCGTACCGGCCCAGATGCAGCGCCTGCTGGTCGCCACCCGGCTGCACCGCATCCTCGCCATCGAGGGCGGCATCGGCGTGGAGTCCCTGCCCCGCGTGTGA
- a CDS encoding SCO5389 family protein has protein sequence MSLDVSPALLEQAERGEVDEAAFVDCVRTSLPYAWEMISSLVAQLKVDGGDFADNQTPPPDEQARGQLLRALASDAIRGALQRHFGVRLAFQNCHRVAVFPLDGSVDERLARFTSVRSQVLNQSPEFRDC, from the coding sequence ATGTCGCTCGACGTCTCACCGGCCCTACTCGAACAGGCCGAGCGAGGCGAGGTCGACGAAGCTGCCTTCGTCGACTGCGTCCGGACCTCCCTGCCCTATGCGTGGGAGATGATCAGCTCCCTGGTGGCCCAGCTGAAGGTCGACGGCGGAGACTTCGCCGACAACCAGACGCCTCCGCCGGACGAGCAGGCACGCGGCCAACTGCTGCGTGCACTCGCGAGCGACGCGATACGCGGCGCGTTGCAGCGGCACTTCGGTGTGCGGCTGGCCTTCCAGAACTGCCACCGCGTGGCGGTGTTCCCGCTGGACGGCTCGGTCGATGAGCGGCTGGCCCGGTTCACTTCGGTGCGCAGCCAGGTGCTCAACCAGTCGCCGGAGTTCAGGGACTGCTGA
- a CDS encoding TetR/AcrR family transcriptional regulator translates to MAEGLRERKKRQTRQYISDVATGLFLERGFDAVTVAEIAEAADVSVNTVYNYFPAKEDLFLDRAAGVTDRLARWVRGRDEGESAARAVLRELRAEVEAVSPRIGLFTGYAPFMRVIEDAPALRSRLWAVGQEVQATLEQALREESGAPADDPLPGLMSGQIGWVHATVMAAVGREMLAGRAPREVSREVLDLLDEIEDVLSEKVLNYAVRGAQ, encoded by the coding sequence ATGGCAGAGGGGCTCAGGGAGCGGAAGAAGCGGCAGACCAGGCAGTACATCTCGGACGTGGCCACGGGGCTGTTCCTGGAGCGCGGCTTCGACGCCGTCACGGTCGCCGAGATCGCCGAGGCGGCGGACGTCTCCGTCAACACCGTCTACAACTACTTCCCCGCCAAGGAGGACCTCTTCCTCGACCGCGCCGCCGGGGTGACCGACCGGCTGGCCCGCTGGGTGCGCGGCCGGGACGAGGGGGAGTCGGCCGCGCGGGCCGTGCTGCGCGAACTGCGCGCGGAGGTCGAGGCGGTCTCGCCGCGCATCGGCCTCTTCACCGGGTACGCCCCCTTCATGCGGGTGATCGAGGACGCGCCCGCGCTGCGCTCCCGGCTCTGGGCGGTCGGCCAGGAGGTGCAGGCCACCCTGGAACAGGCCCTGCGCGAGGAGTCCGGAGCCCCCGCGGACGACCCGCTGCCCGGCCTGATGTCCGGTCAGATCGGCTGGGTGCACGCCACCGTGATGGCGGCCGTCGGCCGCGAGATGCTCGCGGGCCGCGCCCCCCGGGAGGTGTCCCGCGAGGTGCTGGACCTCCTCGACGAGATCGAGGACGTGTTGAGCGAGAAGGTGCTCAACTACGCCGTCCGGGGCGCCCAGTGA
- a CDS encoding ABC transporter ATP-binding protein yields MIEAVGLTKRYGAKTAVSNLSFQVRPGAVTGFLGPNGSGKSTTMRMILGLDNPTAGSVTIGGYPYRRLPNAPRQVGALLDAKAVHGGRTARNHLLSLAQLSGIPARRVDEVLGVVGLQEVARRRSKGFSLGMGQRLGIAAALLGDPQVLLFDEPVNGLDPEGILWVRNLMKSLAAEGRTVFVSSHLMSEMALTADHLIVIGRGQLLADMSVTDFISANSADFARVRVPDAEPRQREKLSSALTGAGGQVLPEQDGALRVTGLALSRISDLAHEAGVRLWELSPHQASLEEAYMRMTQSVVDYRSTTDAKSGLMQPLPPGAQPPVPVPGQGQPGWYAPPPPQAQPAAGPYGGPPRPYAGAGAPNPYAGAAQAPAPPATAPAAAPAPAPAPAPAPAADVTQSEDAR; encoded by the coding sequence ATGATCGAGGCAGTCGGCCTGACCAAGCGCTACGGCGCCAAGACCGCCGTATCCAACCTCTCCTTCCAGGTACGGCCCGGTGCCGTCACCGGCTTCCTCGGGCCGAACGGCTCGGGCAAGTCGACGACCATGCGGATGATCCTCGGCCTGGACAACCCGACCGCGGGCTCGGTGACGATCGGCGGCTATCCCTACCGGCGGCTGCCCAACGCTCCGCGCCAGGTGGGCGCCCTGCTGGACGCCAAGGCGGTGCACGGCGGCCGGACCGCCCGCAACCACCTGCTGTCGCTGGCGCAGCTGTCGGGCATCCCGGCCCGCCGGGTGGACGAGGTGCTGGGCGTGGTCGGTCTCCAGGAGGTGGCCCGCCGGCGCTCCAAGGGCTTCTCGCTCGGCATGGGGCAGCGGCTCGGCATCGCGGCGGCGCTGCTGGGCGATCCACAGGTGCTGCTCTTCGACGAGCCGGTCAACGGCCTCGACCCGGAGGGCATCCTCTGGGTGCGCAACCTGATGAAGTCGCTGGCCGCCGAGGGCCGGACGGTGTTCGTCTCCTCGCATCTGATGAGCGAGATGGCGCTGACCGCGGACCATCTGATCGTCATCGGGCGTGGGCAGCTCCTCGCCGACATGAGTGTGACGGACTTCATCTCCGCGAACTCCGCCGACTTCGCCCGGGTCCGGGTCCCCGACGCCGAGCCGCGGCAGCGGGAGAAGCTGTCGTCCGCGCTGACCGGCGCGGGCGGGCAGGTGCTGCCCGAGCAGGACGGCGCGCTGCGGGTGACGGGGCTGGCGCTGTCCCGCATCAGCGACCTCGCGCACGAGGCCGGCGTCCGGCTGTGGGAGCTGTCCCCGCACCAGGCCTCCCTGGAGGAGGCGTACATGCGGATGACGCAGTCGGTGGTCGACTACCGCTCGACGACCGACGCCAAGTCCGGTCTGATGCAGCCCCTGCCGCCCGGCGCGCAGCCGCCGGTGCCGGTGCCGGGCCAGGGCCAGCCCGGCTGGTACGCCCCGCCGCCGCCCCAGGCGCAGCCCGCCGCGGGCCCCTACGGCGGCCCGCCCCGGCCGTACGCGGGCGCGGGGGCGCCGAACCCGTACGCGGGTGCCGCCCAGGCCCCGGCCCCGCCCGCCACGGCACCGGCCGCCGCACCGGCACCGGCACCCGCACCCGCACCCGCACCCGCAGCAGACGTCACCCAGTCCGAGGACGCCCGATGA
- a CDS encoding ABC transporter permease: MAATQVIRSEWTKIRSVASTVWTLSLAVVVTLALGMLISALSRNEFGNMPARERLSFDPTFVSFAGMTIGQLAMIVFGVLVVSNEYSTGMIRTSLAAVPRRGAFLASKVAVAAALALLVGMATSFAAFFLGQAMLGPLRTSITAPGVLGAVIGGGLYMTLIAVFSMAVAVMLRSPLLSLGILMPFFFLISNILGNVSATKKVGQYLPDQAGSRILRVLPRVGDDTPYGPWGGLGIMALWVIAALAAGYALLRRRDA; the protein is encoded by the coding sequence ATGGCGGCGACCCAGGTGATCCGCTCGGAGTGGACGAAGATCCGGTCGGTGGCGTCGACGGTGTGGACGCTGTCCCTCGCCGTGGTCGTCACCCTCGCGCTGGGCATGCTGATCTCGGCGCTCTCGCGCAACGAGTTCGGGAACATGCCCGCGCGGGAGCGGCTCTCCTTCGACCCGACCTTCGTCAGCTTCGCGGGCATGACCATCGGACAGCTCGCGATGATCGTGTTCGGGGTGCTGGTGGTGTCCAACGAGTACAGCACCGGCATGATCCGCACCTCACTGGCCGCGGTGCCGCGGCGCGGGGCGTTCCTGGCGAGCAAGGTGGCCGTCGCCGCGGCCCTGGCGCTGCTGGTCGGCATGGCCACCAGCTTCGCCGCGTTCTTCCTCGGGCAGGCGATGCTCGGCCCGCTGCGGACCTCGATCACCGCGCCCGGTGTGCTGGGCGCGGTCATCGGCGGCGGCCTCTACATGACGCTGATCGCGGTGTTCTCGATGGCGGTCGCGGTGATGCTGCGCTCCCCGCTGCTGTCGCTGGGCATCCTGATGCCGTTCTTCTTCCTGATCTCCAACATCCTGGGCAATGTCTCGGCGACGAAGAAGGTCGGCCAGTACCTGCCGGACCAGGCGGGCAGCCGCATCCTGCGGGTCCTCCCCCGGGTCGGCGACGACACCCCCTACGGTCCCTGGGGCGGTCTCGGCATCATGGCGCTGTGGGTGATCGCGGCGCTCGCGGCCGGCTACGCGCTGCTGCGCAGGCGGGACGCCTGA